In Gimesia panareensis, the genomic window GTAAGTCGTATAATTCTTCAGCACGTCCATGATAAAGCCTTCTTCGATGGCTTGCCGCATCGTGTACTTGTGAGAGGCTTCTCCGTCTCGACCAAACATTTTGATCGTTTTGTGTTTTGGCGTGGCCGTGAAAGCAAATAGACTCAAGTTCTCTAGCTGGCCACGTTTGGCCATGCTACGATAAAGTTCGTCGAAGTCCGCTGCACCTTCCTCCAACGCATTCTCGGCTGCCTTCTCGCGAAGTAATCGTCCACCGAGAACCGCCTTTAAATCGGTCGCTGTTTCGCCAGATTGAGAGCTATGAGCCTCGTCAACAATCACCGCACATTTGCGAGTGGGCAATATACCCTCACTTTCGTCACTGCGTTCCTCGGCAAGCTTTACGAGTTGCCGCGTCACAAAGGGAAACTTCTGCAGTGTGCTAATGATTATAGGGACACCATTTTCCAACGCCTCAGCCAGCTGACGGGAATTCTCGTCGATTTTTTGGACTACTCCCTGGCGGTGATCGAACTGATAGATAGTGTCCTGCAACTGACTATCCAGGACCAAGCGGTCAGTAATCACAACCACACTGTCGAACACCCTCTCATTATCAGCGTTGTGCAGTGAAGCCAACCGATGAGCCAGCCAGCCAATCGTATTGCTTTTGCCACTTCCCGCAGAATGCTCGACCAAGTAGTTGTGTCCAACACCTTCAATCCTCGCATTAGCTACCAGCTTTCGGACGGCTTGAAGCTGATGGTATCGAGGAAAGATCATCGATTCCTTTTTAATTTTCTTGCCTTCGTCCGTGCGTCTCTCATCAATTTGCAAGTGTAGGAACCGAGCGAACAAGTCAAGGCAACTTTCACGGGAAAAGACTTCTTCCCAGAGATAGGCTGTTCGGTGCTTACCGTTCTTGCTAACCGGATTTCCAGCTCCCCCATCGGCACCTTGATTGAAAGGAAGAAAGTAAGTCGCTGAACCCGCGAGGCGAGTTGTCATGAAGACAGAGTCTGGATCGACTGTGAAATGAACCAGCGTTCGTCGTTTGAACTCGAAAATCAATTCACGCGGGTCACGGTCCTTTTGATATTGGCGTTTGGCGTCATCCACTGTCTGACCAGTGAGATGGTTCTTCAACTCCATTGTAACTACCGGAATTCCATTGATACTAAGTACCAAATCCAGTGAATTCTTATTCTTGGTGCTGTAGTAGAGCTGTCGCGTCGCGCCAACACAGTTGGTTTGGTATTGAATGGCAAGTTCTGAATTGAGATCGTGAGCCGCTTTGAAGAACGCAACTTGCAAAGTACGCCCGTAGCACTTAAAGCCATGCCGAAGCGTGGCCAGAGAACCATGTGAATCCATCCACTTGCAAAGATCACTCAGAATGCGTTCACCAGTTTTCTCTCCATGTAACGTCTCCAACTTGTCCCACTGTTTCTTCTGTGTGATCTTGATGAAATCAAGTACTCGGTTCGGAAAGATCGCCGTTTCTGGATCAAACTCTGTCGAGTCAACATTAATATATCCATCGCCCAGCAAACTCTCAAATAGCAACGTTTCAAAAGCAGTTTCTGAGATGGGTTTCGACATTCGACTCTCTACCCTTCAAGCACTCGAACCGACAAGGACTTCAATACAAAACAAAAAGAGGCGAGTTTTCCATCAACGTTTGGTTTGTCGAGTGACTGGATGAGTGTTTGAAGCTGCTTCTTTGTAACACGCCTCTTGTCGTTGAGGCCGAAGAAACCAATGATGGCCTTTCTCCGAAGATTACGCACATAGTCTGCATCAAGTCCCAGTTTCTCAATCGTCTTTTGCGCGGCTTCGTCATCTTTAAAACTTGGATGAATGTGTCCGGACCAAGCGAAGGTAAATCTCCTCTCGCAATCCTCGTGCAGCGGTGAAACGAAGAATTCTTCATCCCACCAGCTTTTCTTGAACGGCGCTCCGCACCCTAATGAATCATTGCCTCCGTCATTGGGGAAACAGGCAACTAGATTGCGATATTCGACATCTTCTCCTGGTTCGCATTCCGATTGTGGCTTAAGATGCTCAATGTGACTGGAGGAAGGGGCGATCGAGAGTCCAAGATATGCACACAGGAAATATTGTTCCTTCAATAGAAAGGCCTTTAAGTCAACCTTAACTTCGGTAGGGAGGCACCGATAGGAGAAGTTTTTGAGCTCTCTATTTTCATTGACCCATTTCATGAATGACTTAGGAGGGTTCGTTTTCGTTATTCGCTTCATTTTCAAGCAACTCAATTCGATCCAACATTGACTTCCATTCCTGCAATTCAGGAAATATTCCGATATCTTCTTCGATCTCCATTACCATCGCTCTTGCAGAATCCCAATTCCCGTCGTCAATTGCATCTGCAATCTTGCGCAAATTTTGTTCAATTTCAAAGTCGCGTGGTAGCGCCCCCATGATCCTTTGAAGTACCCAATTACTGTCCATGCCGAAGCTCTGGGTCACCGGTACCCACTTCACCTTGTTGTCCTCTTCATCTCTTTCAAGAGCGCGGATCGAACTTGCATGCGACTGTCCGATAACTTGTGGGGAATGCGTCGTCACAATGAACTGGCAATTCTGAAATGTGTTGGTAAATTGTCGCAACACTTTCCTTTGTATTGTCGGATGCAAATGCAAGTCGATTTCATCAATGAGAATGATTGCTTTGCCATCCTTAATTGGGTCTTTTAAGTCTGGATTCGCGATCGACAAACGACGTGTGATGTCGAATAGAATTGCAAGTATTCCTCTTTCTCCGTCCGACAATTGGTTGATCGCGAGAGGTACCCCCAGTTTATTAATCATCAGTCGCAGAGGTTCCATTTCAAGACGAAGATTTGAGAAATCGCTAAGAAAGGTAGTAACGACGCCCTTCAATGTTTCGAGCACCTTCAAACGTTGCGGTTGATGCTCGTCGGCAAGTTCTTCTTGAACACGGAACCAGTGCATGAAATCTCGTAGTTCGACTGGACGATTTTCGAGCGCTGTTTGATAGGCTCTTTCAACAGAGAATGGTTCTGTAGGCGGCAATACCCTGGGCTTTCCGGGCAACTGTCGTTGTGGTGAAAAATAGATCGCAAGTGGTTGGGAACGGCGTTCCTTAAGCTTTCGTAGTACCTTAGATGTTTCTGCTTGTGCGCTGTCGAGGCCCGTTTTGTCTTCTCCCGCAACAAGATTCTCAAACATTAATGAAACTATGTTGCCTTCGTCGGATTCGGCAACTCGCTGTATCGTGATATGGCAAGTGTGTTCCGCAACCTGGAGCACAGATGACACTTGGAGGGATTTCTTATCCCCAAAAATGTCTTCATCTTTAAAGTAAATTACTTCTTTGCTCGATGGTGTGAAATCGCGGAGGGCGCGAGATAGCATCGCAGTAAGAGCGAGCAAGATTCCTGACTTCCCAACGCCATTAACGCCAGCAATTACGGTCACCCGTTCGTGAAAGTCAAATTCGATCTGCTCGAAGCCACGATAGTTGACAAGATTTATCTTTTTAAGAATCATGCCACCATCTCCTCAATTGGGATTTCGCCAGTAATAGCAGCGGTAATTAAGGCGCTTCTTTTATCTGAAAGCAAAGAGAGTGTCTCATTGAGGGCAAACTTAATGGCCTCCGTTTCGGTTTCAAGGTTGCTCAACTCATCTGCGATGCGTTCCTGTTCGGAAAGCGGTGGAACGGGCAAGATTAGATTTCCAATGTCGGACTTTGTGATATTGTTTGCAAGCCCCTCAGCGCCGCTAATACATCTGCTAATTTGCCAACGAAGACAGTTTGACCCCATTGCCAAAACTAAATAGGCCGGATTCATCTCATGATTTGGAATGAGGCGAAACGTTTTATCCGAAAGTAATAGCCTCGCTTTAGGCATCGATTTTACAAGAGCCACTGAGCCAATCAGATGTATCGAGCCACTAGCTCGCGACATTAGTATGTCTCCACGATTAACCTCAATATCAAGCGGTGGTTCGACGTCGACGGGGAGCAGTTTGTTCTGGGATTCGTCAAAAATGCCGCCGTTCACACACCCAGTCTTCAGGACACCGAATTCACCTTCACCTGCTGGAAAATTATGACACTGCGGCGACCATCCTTGCTGGATTCCTTCCAGTAGATATTTCAGCCTTCTAACGTTCCAGTGCTCTGGTATATCACCTAGGCTTTCATTTCCCGATGGCCTTCGACGTACCTTCGGGTCAAGTCCCTGCGTAACCAATTGTGTAATCGCTGCGGAGCGTTTCCTGTCCAATATCACCAACATTTCATTCTTTTCAGCGATGAGTTCGTCTAGAAGGAAAGTCTCGCGTTCGAGGAATTCGACTACGTCATGCTGCTCTTTAAGTGGCGGAATTGGTAGTTGGAGCTTTCCAATTCCATCCTGGGGCAGCCCAAATCGGGTCACACCTTTTGCCGAAAGCTCTAACTGCTGTCTAATTGTCTTGGATTGCAAACAGCGAAACAGAAAGTGTCCACTTATCGTCTCTGGCCTTCCACGAAGTATGGCTAGGTGGTAGCCACAAACCACATCATCCCCACTCTGTATGACAAGGGCCGGAACACCGATGTCTTCCCATGTCTCCGAGTCTTTAGTGATAATCACGTCACCAACGTTCAGTCGAAATCGCTCAATTTCATGCTCAGTTGCTGTAGCCTTCATGAGATTCATCTTACTTGCGTCAATAAACTCATTCTTATAGACGTCCATATAATTGCACAAGCGAACGGGAATTTCATTGTCGTGTGCGTGCTTATCAATATTGCTAACTTGGTGTGAAGCGGCGAATTTCAATGGAAGGACTTTCCAGTGATTCGGGAGCTGCGAAAGTCCGTGTGCCCGAATTTTCATAGTTCCCCCCGCCCTAGCAGCTCTACTATCCGTTTTTCAGCTCTAGCGAGTTCGGCATTGATTTCGCAAAGGCTTGGAGGCGACTTGTACCTAAAGAATTCTCGGTTAAAGTTGATTTCGTAGCCAACTTTGCCAATCCCCTCGTCTAATTCGTCTCGGGCACTTTTGGACCCTCGATCAATCCACGAATCCTGAACAAATGGCCGAACTTCGCGCAAAAAGAAATCGACGACGTGCTCTTTCAGCGGAATGTTCTCGTAGTCGCGGAGATCGGAGTCTGCTTCGTACTCAATCGCATCCTTTGACGGGCCACAGTACAATCCAACTGTTGCCGCCAACTCGCTCTTATCAAGCTTAGCTTGTAGCTCTTGCATGGGGAAAGCGGCTGTCGCATCGAAATCAAACTTCTTGAACCGCCTAGCAATCACCGGTTCGGCGGTTGAATCGACCGTCGTGTAGCACTCGCGAAAAAGCTTCTTGGAAGCAGAAGTCCATTTTATCTCCTGGTGATTAGCAACTTCCTGAACTGTCTCCCATACTTCGTTCCAATCGAGATGTGGGTCTGTACCTAGCTCCGATTCTATTGCTCGGACCATATCGAGAAACTTTGGGTACGCATCCAAAAACGACTCGGTCGCTTCTTGAGTGATCTGAAACCGCAATCGTAAAGGTCGCTCGATGATCACTCGCCGATATCCGAAGTCAGCGTTGTTGAACATCTTGCACGTATCTGACGTTCTCTTTGATCCGTGCTCACGCGAAATCGCTTCTATGGATTTGTCGTCGATATATCGCCGTTTGTCACCTAACGAACGCCGCATCGGTTTATATCGCTGACGAGCGTCAATAAGCTGAATCTTACCCCGTCGGTCTTCGGCTTTGCGATTAGTGACGATCCAAATGAATGTGCCGATACCCGTGTTGTAAAACATCTGCTCTGGCAGCGCCACGATTGCTTCGAGCCAGTCGTTTTCAATAATCTGTCGGCGAATCTCACTCTCCCCCGAACCAGCTCCGCCGGTAAACAACGGCGACCCATTAAAAACGATCGCACATCGCGAACCGATCTTTTTCTCCTCTGGGTTGATCTCCTGAAAGTGACCAATCATGTAGAGCAAGAACAATAATGCTCCATCATTCACTCTTGGAAGCTTACCTTTGTACCCGTGGAAATTGGATAACCGATCTAGTTCTTTTTTCTCCGCTTTCCAGTCAACGCCGAATGGTGGATTGGCAATCAGGTAATCAAACTCCATACCCACGAAGCTGTCCTCCGTAAGTGTGTTTCCCAGTTCGATTTGTCCATCGTTCTGCCCTTTAATCAGCAAGTCGGATGCAGCCACAGCGTATGATCGAGCGTTGTAATCTTGTCCGTAGACTTGGACATTTGCGTTGTGGTTGTGTTCCTTGATCCAGTTTTCAGCCTCGGACAACATCCCGCCTGTTCCACACGCAGGGTCACAAATCGTTGCAAGTATTCCAGGTGTTGTGAGAATATGATCGTCGGGTTCAAGCAGCAGATTCACCATAAGGCGGATGACTTCGCGTGGTGTGAAGTGGTCACCCGCGGTCTCGTTCGCTGCTTCATTGAACCTCCGAATCAGATCCTCAAAGAGATGCCCCATGGCGTGGGTGTCTAGCTGTCCCAAGTCTATATCGGCAAACTTCGAGACAACAAGGTAAAGACGATTCGCTTCTTCGAGCTTTTCGATTTCCTTAGTGAAGTCGAAGCGATCAAAGATCTGCCGCACATTCTCCGAGTATCCGGCGATGTAGTCTGCAAGGTGTCGCCCAATGTGGTCTGGATCGCCTTTCAGCTTCTCGAAATCGAGCTCACTGTGATTATGGAAACCAATGTCCTTGCCGTCTCCGGCGACTCGATTCAGCTTCGGATCGTGGACGTTAGCTTTGTATTCCTTGATACGTTTGAAGGATGCAAGAACCTTTGGCTTGGTTTCCGCAAGCACACAATCAAATCGCCGCAACACAACCATAGGCAGCATGACGCGTTCATACTGAGGAGGGCGATATGGCCCCCGTAACAGGTCAGCGATTTGCCAGACGAAATTTGCAAGTTCTTGGTGTGTCATAGAATCCGTTATTTAATTCTTTCAATATTTGCCATAAGCCGTATTTTCGCCAGTCTATCCGAAGTGTCGAGTCGGGATTATAGGCTGGAGGACCATTAAATATTACGGCTCCTTCGCATTTCGATTCACTACTATCTTGGAACCTGTCGAAGCACTTACCGAGTAATAAGTGGTATTCATTTGCTGGTGAGCCAGCGCCTCAGGACTACCCTGTCTTCAGCCCGGTGATACAGTATTTCTTAGGTAAACCTCCAAGTTCAAGGACCTTTCAAATTCTACCAAAGTCTACCATGTGTTGATATTCTAACGTATAACAATCGGAGTGCTATCTGTTAAACATCCCCAACAACCCTCAAATGTGATAGTAGTATAATCTGCGTTTTCACAACTTATGAATTTAGATCCAATAAAATGCCACAAAGGGATCGCACTTTAAGGTTTGTCGGAGCATATTGATTTGTGCTTTTCACAGGACCTTGTACGCCTTTATAACAGGCGTTTGTCAGGACGGATGGGGGTTGAGAGGTATTGGCTGGTGAGAACGAAAGAATGGGCTCGCAAAGGTAATTAGCTGGGGAGCATCATTTGGCAACCTTCTTAAACCAAGTTAGCAAAAGCCGATTGGCTCAGATTGTGTGACACTAGCGTTTTTCTTCAACACGAGCAATCAGCTCCGAGGCCTTAATACCCATTGCATCGCAGAGACGAAATAAAACATCCACCGTCGGTGATTTCTTATTTCTTTCCAGCTGGCTAATGTAGGTACGATCTAACCCAGCCTCGAAGGCAAGCGCCTCCTGGGTCATTCCAGCTTCTTCTCGAAAGTGCCGTAATACATCTCCTAGCATGAGTGGAGACTATCTGGCGTTTGTTGACCTGTCTGTGGACTTTAGTCTACAATCCTGGGCAGTGTTCACAAGTTACCTTATTGCGCCTGTATCTACTGGAGAAGACATGAGTTCTGGAAAACAAAGACCTACATCGCGGTCCACAAAAGAAGGCTGTGCTATCCCATTCTTACTTATTTTTGGGATGTTTCTATTCACAGGTATTTTGATGGCTGCGCGACCATTTGGAGGAGCTTTACTGGCTCTAGCTGTAATCTGCGGTGCCATTACTTTATATGTGAAGCCAGAGTGGCAAGACATGGTGTTCGAGCCACTCGGCGTTAAAACAAAACTTAATCGGTATGCGGTACTCGGAATTACGATTTTCTTTATGTTGATATCTTTTGTATCAACGGACAAAGAGGAGGCTGATGAACTTTGGGCCAAAGGGAATAAATCTGAAGCAGTTGAACTTTATGTCTCTGAATTAGAAGGAACATTTTCACCAAACCCAGAAATCCTAGCTCGGGTAATTGAGTTCTATTTTGAAAATGGTAACAAGGAGAAGGCCGAAGAGTTTTGCAACATGGCGATTGAAACTGATGTTGAGCTGTCGCCCCAGTCAAAAGAAATCCGCGACTTTGTTGCTTCAGTGCGGGAAGAGTATGCTCGTAAAGTGGAGCAAGATAAATTAGACGAGGAAGCCAAAAATAAAGTTGAATTAGCAAAGAGGGAAGCCGAGCAAGAAAACCAAAAGCGTGAATCAGAAGAGGAAACCCGAAAACGCCTGGATACGTTCATAGCTGCGTTGAAGGTTGCAGAGGTTACGATAGTTAAAAGTGTCAGAGTGCAAGAGATCTCAAATGGGATTTGGGAAGCAGAGATCGAGGTTAGAAATAACTGGCATATCAAACCGTATCAAGTCCGACTTCAAGATGCACAAAATCTTTGGAGTGCCTGGGCCAAAATTGCATCACCCCAAGAGCCCGATTCTGCTCGAATCAAGATTGTTGATATCAATGGGAATGAAGTTGGTGGTTCGCGTGTGTTAGCCGGTTCCTTGATCTGGGTACAAGAAAACTGATGGTCTACAATGAGCCAATAGAACTCCGAACAGTTGTGTCGCTCTCACAAGTATGTCTGGATACAATACGCGAGGGGCAGCACGGTTTGGGATTGATCCCCTGAACCGGGTTTGTTTGCCTTCGACCGGCGAGCCGGCTGCCCCTCTTTGTTTTATTATTTTGGTCGAAGAAAGGTCGAAGATTATGCCAGAGAAGCAGCTACGCTTCGCCGCCCTCGTAAGGGTATCTACAGACAAGCAGGAGAAACAAGGCGAGTCGCTACGGACTCAGGAAAAGCAGATCACACAAGCCGTTGAAACCTTGGGTGGCGTTATTACCAAACGATATGCAGGCCAGGAACATGCAACCTCTGGATATGAACGGGAGCAGCTTGATAAGCTCCTGGCTGATGCAACAAAGAAGCGTAAACCATTTGACGCTGTAATGGTTTTTGATGCTTCCAGGTGGTCTCGCGACAACGCCAGATCAAAAGCAGGCTTACAAGCATTTCGCGATAACGACATACGGTTTTTCACCCTTACGCAAGAACACAACCTCTTCAATCCAAGTGCGATCCTCTTTCTGGGTATGTCGGCAGAGATCGGAGAATATCAGGCCAGACAGCAAAAACAAAAATCAGTAATGAGTTGCATTGATCGTGCCAAGCGGCTTGGCGCTCCTACTTCAGGAAAAAAACCGTTTGGCAGAACCTGGGACAAAGAAGCCCAGAAGTGGGGACTAGATACAAAAAAGAAAGCGATGATACAGGACATTGCTAAAAGATATCTGGCTGGTGAACCGTTACCTAAACTTGCAACAGAATATGGCATCAACCATTCGTTTTTGAATAAGACGCTCGCAGAGAGTTGTGGGTCCTCTTATGAAATCACTTGGAATATCAAAGACCTAAAAATTCATGAGACTGTTACAATAGATATACCTCCTCTGCTTTCAGATAAAACTATCAAGGCAATACGAAAAAAGGCAGTAGCAAACCGCACTTATCAACATGGGACGCCGAAGTACCATTATTTACTCCAGGGATATGTGTTTTGCGAAGAGTGCGGGTACGCTATGACAGGGCAGGCGAACTCTCGGGGAACGCTTTATTATCGACATAGAACAAGATCTCGGCATTGTGAATGCGATGTTGTTCCTAAGCCTTATGTCCGAGCAGACCAGTTAGAAGATGCTGTAATACTGCACTTATTTGATACGTTTGGGAACCCGAAAGCGGTTGAGCGAGCCATCGAAGAAGCAACACCAGACTTAAAGAGAAGGGAGGAGTGTCTGAAGAAGATTCAGCGATTAAACTCTGAACTGGCAGGTATTAAGAAAGCACGGGATTCGATATTGAACCTGATCGAAAAAGGATCTCTTACAGAGGAGCAAGCTGGAACTAAATTAGCAGGATTACAAGATCGGGAAGAATTATTAACGACAGAATTGGACCAGGTGCTCGCATCCATTGAGAACGTGCCAACTCCTGAGGAGATTAAATCAACAGCCGAGGAAGTTGTACGGCGTTTTTCAAAACCAAAAGTGAGTGCCAGAAAGCGGCTGAGAATTAGAGCGGCAAATCGATTCGATAAGATGACGTGGGAAGATAAGCGGGGGCTGATTGAATTGGTCTTTGATGGTACTTTTTCTGATGGCCGTCCGATGGGGATTTACATAGAACCAATTGAAGGGCAAGAGAACCATCGACAGAAAAAATGGGCTTTTACCATTCGAGGTATGGCACCTGTTAACGGGGATCAGTGTGTGACGCAATGTGTTTCGGGTTCCCCAGAGCCAGGCCATCCTGGACGCCGCTTTCTGAGACCAGCTGTTCGACGTCATCGTGAATTGAGACGATCTGACGGCGCTGGGGGAGATCCATCCAGAGTTCTTTAGTGAGTGTTTTCATGATATTTGTCTCCTTTAGCATGTGAGATGCATTCGATCCTACTACATGCGTTCTTTGATGTCAGGTGCCGGGCGATTCCGGAACACAGCGTTTCTACCTCCAATTCAGCTGGAATGCCACGTTTATGCTTGCAATTCCAGATTGCGATAGATCAGTATAGTGGTTGACGCGTGATTATGTCAGAATGACAGCCCTGCATTCAAATAGTAAACTTCTCCGCAGACTCCTGGTCCAGCCCGTAGACATAAGGTCCTTCAGATGAAACAGCCTTCGTATCCGAGCCGAACGGGACGAGAAACTGCTTCCCTTTTCCTGTTACAACTCACTTTCATTCTGCTATCCACAGGCTGGTGTATGGGGTGCAGTCCAGGTCCGAAAACAGCCGCGTCAGACCAGTGGCAGACACCGACGGAGTGGGCGCTGCTGATGGCGCAGCAGGAGAAACAGGTTTACCTGCATTGCCGAATGTTAAATGACATCGCCCGGGCACAACTGGCAGCGGGCGAAAAAGAGCAGGCCCTACAGACTTTGAAGCCGACATTGGAACTGATTGCCAAGACAGATGGACTGGTCGGTAAGAACAGTACGCAGGAAGCGATCATCAAAACAGTCCTGGAACTGGGGGAGTACGAGTCAGCAATTCAAACGGCAGAGAATTTCACAAATCCTTCTTTGACGGACCCGATCTTTAAAGAGATTGCTTTCGCACTGATTGAAGCTGGAAAAGTTTCAGAGGCTGTCGAGGCAGTTCAAAAGCTGAAGAATGAGGGTTCTGCGATACGAGTTTGCGAAAGCGTCGCTGGGGCGCTTGTTCAGAAGGGGCAGCAGCAACAGGCAATGGAGTTCGTGGAACAGATTCCCCAATTGAATATAAAGGGAGCGGCACTGTGTGCGATGGCCGTGGTCTATTTTGAACAGGGTGATTCCCGGCAGGCATATGAACTGCTGAAACCAGTCGAAAATATGTATGAGAAAGTTGATGATGAGACGAAAATAGATCAGTTAATGACAAGGAGAGATCAGTTGTTGACCAAGTTCGTCAATGCACTCGCCCGTGGGGGAAATTCCAAACGAGCGCTGGAATTCACCGAATTCATCAAGGATCGCGATTTTGCTGCTGTGGTAGCATACCAGTCTGTGATCGTCACATTAATAGCATCCAGTGATGTGAAACAGGCACTGAAAATTGCAAACAAGATTGAAGACCTGGAATCCAGGAATCGTGAGCAGCAGAAGATTGCAGAGATAATCGCCAGGGACTCAGACGATTATGAGCAGGCAATGGAAATTTCAAACAAAATTCAAAACTCCGGATTTCAGTATAGTACGATCAAATTTGATGCGCTCGCGAACATCGCAGTTACTATTGCCAGCAAGTCAGGGGATTATGAACGAGCACTGAAAG contains:
- a CDS encoding tetratricopeptide repeat protein, encoding MKQPSYPSRTGRETASLFLLQLTFILLSTGWCMGCSPGPKTAASDQWQTPTEWALLMAQQEKQVYLHCRMLNDIARAQLAAGEKEQALQTLKPTLELIAKTDGLVGKNSTQEAIIKTVLELGEYESAIQTAENFTNPSLTDPIFKEIAFALIEAGKVSEAVEAVQKLKNEGSAIRVCESVAGALVQKGQQQQAMEFVEQIPQLNIKGAALCAMAVVYFEQGDSRQAYELLKPVENMYEKVDDETKIDQLMTRRDQLLTKFVNALARGGNSKRALEFTEFIKDRDFAAVVAYQSVIVTLIASSDVKQALKIANKIEDLESRNREQQKIAEIIARDSDDYEQAMEISNKIQNSGFQYSTIKFDALANIAVTIASKSGDYERALKVIDAIGEKENAAERKYYKKSALEDLTVVAAQSGKGEQTLALVQQIPDLEKIDPLRSLFLENVVVNLIETDNWKSATQVVNLVPSPEIQSRLLLLIANELARKGETAEALGITQKIKENRRKDSALSLVAARMSEAGNTDDALKAASQIIDKSEQAETFISIASKMLRMGNEAKGIAVLSKALDLISKNKTISARVYLEMAVMPLACEPLTTAQQKVADKDIVTPLKKSFTPGEKRVANRLLQAVQAK